TTTGTAAAATTGCAGTGTCCGCCACCTGAAACAAGAATTTTACTACCTATTGCATCAGAATGGTCTAGAATAAGGACTTTTCGTCCTCTTTGTCCTGCAGTCAAGGCGCATACTAAGCCAGCTGCTCCTGCGCCGATTATAATGACTTGATAATGTTTCATTATTTCCTATCATAAACGTAATGAGCTGTTCGTGCGCCTTTAGCAGATTTAGATGAATAATTGATTGAAAGAGATTTTCCGTCTTCTGATAGTTCCCATATTTCAATAGTAGTTCTAATATCGTTTTTCGCAAAAAGAATCAGGCAAGATATTGTCATTTTTTTGCCATCAGGAGACCAACTTACAGCTGATTTTGTAGGCTTGCCGGATACTACACTATCTTTTATTTCGCCGTCTAATGTTAATTCTTCGGTGGTAATAACTTGTCCCTGATGACGACCAGGTGAAATTCTTTTGATGGTTATACTATTTTCTTCCTGCAGAATATATAGTTCTCCTTGGGCAGATGTTCTTTGTCCCTGAACCAAGGTTTTATCACTGTTTAAAGACCATTTTCCTAAAAAGTTTACCCCGCCCCTCGTAAAGATCTGTTCTTCAGTACGAGGAGCGGGGTTTGTTTTTGTATCTGCTGCACATGCAATGACAGAGACAAAGATGAAAACTGTTAAAATTAAAGCTGTTAAAACTCTCATATTATTTTTAATAGGAATTATATGATTCATTTGGATTTTCTTCTATCTTTGTTCGTTCTTCTGTCTTGGACTCTTCTGCGTTCTGAACATGGACATCTTGGACTGGCAGATTTTCTCTGTTCTGTTTCTCTTCTTCTATCTTTCCCGGAGCGCTGTTCTTCTTTTTTCATAAATCCCCCCTTTATATAGAAGCAGATTATCTTATGGCATAAAAAAAGTCAAACCTTTTTGACCAAAGACCATAGACTTTTAAAAGTCTAATTATGATAATTTTGAGGGAAAAGTGTAAAATTAGAACCAATATGAGAATATCAAGCGGTGAAAAGAAGGGGAGAGTGTTAAAGTGCGCCGAGCATTCGCCTTTATTGAGACCTATTACAGATAAAATCAAAAACGCTATTTTTTCCATATTATTCGATAGAGTAGTAGATGCCCAAGTTTTGGATATGTTTGCAGGAACGGGAATGTTCGGATTTGAAGCGCTTTCCCGGGGCGCGGAAAACGTTACATTCGTAGATAAAAGTCACAAAAACATCAAGCTAATCAGGGAAAATGCTAAAAAACTTCAACTTGATCAAAGAATAGCCGTCCTCAGCAGAGATTTTGAAGAAGCAATGGAATATATGGAAAAGATGAAAAAATCTTTTTCTATTGTATTTATAGACCCGCCTTATAATTCGGATTTTGCTTTTAAGACATTAACTCATGCTTCTTTTTCATCGTTAATTAAACCGGAGAGTTTGGTTATAGCAAGAGTTCATCACAAAACCAATTTGCCTGTTTCCATCGATAACCTGCCCGCTTCACAGCAGGCGGGTATGTCTGTTATAGACGAGAGAAAATATGGGGAGGCAAAAGTTTATTTTTATAAACTGACTAATGACAACAACAGCATAATAGATAAGAGGTAGATATACAAAAAATAGATATACGGTAGATATAAATGGATATACGGTAGAAATACAATAGATATATGTTGTTAAAGGATTGAAAACTGAAAAAAAATTACATACTATAACTTTAAAAAACTAATGATAGCGACAACGTATTTCGATTATATTTCTTTTCCATGTATCTCAATATATTTCCACCTTATTTCGACCTATATCAAGGTGTTATTTCCATGTATTTCAAAGTATATTTTTAAATAATGACATTTTATAACTACTTGAGTATAATTATCGAAAATGAAAAAATCTAAAAAAATAAAATCCGCAGGTGAGAATGCTGTTTACACTCCCCCCAATCTTTTTAACAACATTTATATCGCAATAATAATTCTTATTGCCTGTTCTACCGCGCTTGCAATGATGCCTCAAGCTTTTAATTATGTTCTGATTAAACTTGCGATTGCCCAATTTTTATTAATCATAATTTTTATCATATGGCTTTACAATACTCTTAAAGAAGGAGAAATTTTAATATACAAAGACCCGTCTTTTATTGCCCTGTTGTTTTTAACCGCATGGTTAATCTTGAATCTTTTAACTTCCAGTTTCATATATGCAAGTATAAGAGAATTCAGTCGGCTTTTGACTTGTTTTTTTCTATATTTTGTTGTTGTAAATCTGATAAATAGACGAAAAGATTTAATCGGCGTAGTGACCTGTATAATTGTAGTTTTTGCCGGGCTTTCTTTACACGGACTATTTGACTATTTTTATAATAAAAATCCTGTAATAATTTCCACATTCGGAAATCCAAACTTTTTTTCCGCATATTTGGTTACGATTTTGCCGGTTGTGATCTTATTGGGAATATATAATTTTTTCCGCAAAAACTTTTTCATTTCATCTTTATTGCTTATATTAACAATTATTGGGATTTACCTTGTGTATATCTTGGACTCACAAGGTGCCTGGTTAGCATTGACAGTTTCCATACTTTTCTCGCTAATTTTATTTAGAAGACAGATTTTTAAACCCAAATGGCGAACTCCAATCCTTACCGTAGTTCTTGCTTTATGCCTACTTGGAAGCCTGTGGTCAATCCAGAAACTACCGCAAATTAAAACACATCTTGAAAAGGAAATAGCAACAGGTACGGTGG
The sequence above is drawn from the bacterium genome and encodes:
- a CDS encoding O-antigen ligase family protein, which produces MKKSKKIKSAGENAVYTPPNLFNNIYIAIIILIACSTALAMMPQAFNYVLIKLAIAQFLLIIIFIIWLYNTLKEGEILIYKDPSFIALLFLTAWLILNLLTSSFIYASIREFSRLLTCFFLYFVVVNLINRRKDLIGVVTCIIVVFAGLSLHGLFDYFYNKNPVIISTFGNPNFFSAYLVTILPVVILLGIYNFFRKNFFISSLLLILTIIGIYLVYILDSQGAWLALTVSILFSLILFRRQIFKPKWRTPILTVVLALCLLGSLWSIQKLPQIKTHLEKEIATGTVGIRVNIWHGTLKMIPARPFLGWGMGTFIIVYPQFRIPEYFLNPHSVNATDHAHNEILEFASEIGLIGLGLFLWFLVIIFARAVRTFNRQSLNLLNIIHAGLIAGAIALFVHNLTCVNLRLEASAIYFYLFLGLISAVCKLYEDSLKDKDPQNQENYSHKTFSKNTILLWLIIPLAILLGLIY
- the rsmD gene encoding 16S rRNA (guanine(966)-N(2))-methyltransferase RsmD, with the protein product MIILREKCKIRTNMRISSGEKKGRVLKCAEHSPLLRPITDKIKNAIFSILFDRVVDAQVLDMFAGTGMFGFEALSRGAENVTFVDKSHKNIKLIRENAKKLQLDQRIAVLSRDFEEAMEYMEKMKKSFSIVFIDPPYNSDFAFKTLTHASFSSLIKPESLVIARVHHKTNLPVSIDNLPASQQAGMSVIDERKYGEAKVYFYKLTNDNNSIIDKR